The following proteins are encoded in a genomic region of Cryptomeria japonica chromosome 11, Sugi_1.0, whole genome shotgun sequence:
- the LOC131079001 gene encoding uncharacterized protein LOC131079001, with the protein MDRKEKRLQLLGALGIVKEAFRIMRSQAKLLGTITLVLILPFYLITVRHSLMTPFLLAMMIIPKQITEDRSLPILQLTELLLLEIFYADFFHAALMPSMAAVGYTVANVYRKKHQSSFARVMRLLSAVWKPMMITCLWYFIIDFMIFMTSGFAMWILALGFLELGELRNSYSILFYLSFIVVCMVLFLVSVYVRMVFQVAIVVCILEKRYCGLEGMKKSHRLIHGKRTAACVLAIAYSGISNMSCFTGSKGDVYAVGLGAKIAYGTACLVMACVVALIGMLTQSVLYFLSRSYHGERIEE; encoded by the coding sequence ATGGATAGAAAAGAAAAAAGGTTACAGCTCTTGGGCGCGTTGGGAATTGTGAAAGAAGCCTTCAGAATCATGCGCTCTCAGGCTAAATTATTGGGGACCATAACTCTCGTGTTAATTCTGCCATTCTATTTGATAACAGTGAGACACAGTTTGATGACACCATTTCTTCTCGCTATGATGATCATTCCCAAGCAAATAACTGAGGACCGCAGTTTGCCCATCTTGCAATTGACGGAACTTTTATTGCTGGAAATTTTCTACGCTGATTTCTTTCATGCGGCGTTGATGCCCTCCATGGCGGCAGTAGGGTACACTGTGGCCAACGTTTACAGAAAAAAGCACCAATCCTCCTTCGCGAGGGTTATGAGACTCCTTTCTGCAGTGTGGAAGCCTATGATGATAACTTGCCTGTGGTATTTTATCATTGATTTCATGATTTTTATGACGTCTGGATTTGCTATGTGGATACTAGCGTTGGGTTTCTTAGAGTTGGGTGAGTTGCGTAATTCGTATTCGATACTATTCTATCTTAGTTTTATAGTTGTGTGTATGGTATTATTCCTGGTGAGCGTGTACGTGAGAATGGTGTTTCAGGTGGCGATTGTGGTGTGTATTTTGGAGAAAAGATATTGTGGGTTGGAGGGCATGAAGAAGAGCCACCGTCTTATTCATGGAAAGCGCACTGCAGCGTGTGTACTCGCCATAGCCTACTCAGGAATTTCTAATATGTCATGTTTTACAGGGTCGAAGGGAGATGTGTACGCTGTTGGATTAGGGGCAAAGATAGCGTACGGAACAGCGTGCTTGGTAATGGCGTGTGTCGTTGCTTTGATTGGAATGTTAACGCAGAGCGTTCTTTACTTTCTAAGCAGATCTTACCATGGGGAAAGGATAGAGGAATAg